A region of Fimbriimonadaceae bacterium DNA encodes the following proteins:
- the arsD gene encoding Arsenical resistance operon trans-acting repressor ArsD, with protein MKTLKVYDPAMCCSTGICGPTVDPKLVRLAADIAFLKSCGVQVERFNLGFQPDAFTANPLVILEMGPEGEHLPLFLVDGECKAKGRYPERQELAEWVGIEASARNEMRAAARSSQGCR; from the coding sequence ATGAAAACACTCAAGGTTTACGATCCCGCAATGTGCTGTTCGACCGGAATCTGCGGCCCAACGGTCGACCCGAAGCTCGTCAGACTGGCCGCCGATATCGCCTTCCTAAAGAGCTGCGGTGTTCAGGTTGAACGCTTCAATCTGGGCTTTCAACCCGATGCATTTACTGCGAATCCACTCGTGATATTGGAAATGGGCCCCGAGGGTGAACACCTCCCCCTTTTCCTTGTAGATGGAGAATGCAAGGCCAAGGGTCGTTATCCCGAACGTCAGGAACTGGCGGAATGGGTCGGCATTGAGGCTTCCGCGCGAAACGAGATGCGCGCTGCGGCGAGGTCATCTCAAGGATGTCGTTGA
- the ytrE gene encoding ABC transporter ATP-binding protein YtrE, which translates to MILSAPPRDVLALEHVSKIYSVGTISVPALRDASLEVWPGEFIVILGPSGCGKTTLMNIIGGLDVPTSGRVVIDGEDISTFNEEALTEFRREKVGFVFQFFNLVSTLTARENVQLAADLAHSPRQVDDVLEDVGLLARGDHFPSELSGGEQQRVAIARALVKNAPILLCDEPTGELDFETGRRVLALLHETTHLRGQTVLMVTHNAPVASIADRVLRLRSGEIVSDERNRRPADPMELTW; encoded by the coding sequence GTGATCCTCTCCGCTCCCCCACGCGACGTCCTCGCGCTGGAGCATGTTTCAAAAATCTACTCGGTGGGCACCATCTCGGTTCCAGCCCTCAGGGATGCCTCCCTTGAGGTCTGGCCGGGAGAGTTCATTGTGATCCTTGGCCCTAGCGGCTGCGGGAAGACCACACTCATGAACATCATTGGCGGCTTGGACGTGCCGACCTCCGGACGAGTGGTGATCGACGGAGAGGACATCTCCACCTTCAATGAGGAAGCGCTGACGGAATTCAGGCGAGAGAAGGTCGGCTTTGTGTTCCAGTTTTTCAATCTCGTTTCGACCCTGACCGCAAGAGAAAACGTGCAGCTTGCGGCGGATCTAGCCCACTCGCCGCGCCAAGTAGATGATGTGCTCGAAGATGTCGGGCTGCTGGCGAGAGGCGACCACTTTCCCTCGGAACTGAGCGGCGGGGAGCAGCAGCGAGTGGCCATCGCCCGCGCTCTTGTGAAAAACGCTCCGATTCTCCTTTGCGACGAGCCGACCGGTGAACTCGACTTCGAAACCGGACGACGTGTTCTCGCACTGCTCCACGAAACCACCCACCTGCGCGGACAAACCGTGCTCATGGTCACGCACAACGCGCCCGTAGCCAGTATTGCCGACCGGGTCCTCCGGTTGCGTAGCGGCGAAATCGTGTCGGACGAACGCAACCGTCGCCCCGCCGATCCAATGGAGTTGACCTGGTGA
- the czcC gene encoding Cobalt-zinc-cadmium resistance protein CzcC, which translates to MYLKTLAILGTLFNQSPLTADEAVSRMLRSHPRVQALVHDIRATQRGLASANSFANPELTVTPGFTAAGSDEELLISQPLEINGTRRARAGVARARVDGAREQGRLEVAELIFATRTAFNELFKASERRRLTQQLMTTSQELDRIAERQVELGTRAGTERNLTRIELHRASQQAQLAEAEWQAAAAALNNLIGAGADGPIQPKALEFVPAPVDEAGLVAAALENHPGPAVLAAERSAFDMEARLAKAEGNPDISPQFRMESFTREPRQGGFGIAIKIPIIDYGARRNRILQAEESARAQELRLTAARNQVRLGISQAVFRLRAAETLLREFKDGMMDEAKQLFEATQRGFQLGQSTITALLEAQRTYRTVETEYIDALVSHHQAKAQLDRAVGTLPEDQLPTELRKKEVRR; encoded by the coding sequence TTGTATTTAAAAACCCTTGCGATCCTTGGGACGCTATTCAATCAAAGCCCGCTGACGGCGGATGAGGCCGTTAGCCGCATGCTGCGGAGTCATCCGCGGGTGCAAGCCCTTGTGCATGATATTCGCGCGACCCAGCGCGGCCTTGCCTCTGCAAACTCCTTCGCGAACCCCGAATTGACGGTTACGCCCGGCTTCACCGCTGCCGGATCGGATGAGGAGCTACTCATTTCCCAACCGCTGGAGATCAACGGCACTCGTCGAGCTCGCGCCGGTGTCGCCAGAGCCAGAGTGGACGGCGCCCGAGAGCAAGGGAGATTGGAGGTTGCCGAGCTGATCTTCGCGACGAGGACGGCATTCAACGAGCTCTTCAAAGCATCGGAACGGCGAAGGTTGACCCAGCAGCTCATGACGACGTCTCAGGAGCTTGACCGGATAGCTGAGCGCCAAGTGGAGCTGGGGACCCGGGCCGGTACCGAGCGGAATTTGACCCGCATCGAGCTACACCGGGCAAGCCAGCAGGCGCAGTTGGCGGAGGCGGAATGGCAGGCTGCAGCAGCGGCGCTCAATAATCTGATCGGCGCCGGGGCCGATGGGCCAATCCAACCAAAGGCTTTGGAGTTTGTGCCTGCGCCGGTGGATGAAGCCGGGCTGGTAGCGGCCGCGCTCGAAAACCATCCCGGACCCGCGGTTCTCGCTGCGGAACGATCGGCTTTTGACATGGAGGCCCGACTGGCGAAGGCGGAAGGTAACCCAGACATCAGCCCTCAGTTTCGAATGGAGAGCTTCACGCGCGAGCCGAGACAAGGGGGATTTGGCATCGCGATAAAGATTCCGATTATCGATTACGGCGCCAGGAGGAACCGGATCCTGCAAGCAGAGGAGTCTGCGCGAGCGCAGGAACTGCGACTGACTGCGGCCCGGAATCAAGTGCGGCTTGGCATCTCCCAGGCGGTGTTTCGCTTGCGTGCAGCAGAAACCCTGCTGCGAGAGTTCAAAGATGGGATGATGGATGAAGCGAAGCAGCTCTTCGAGGCGACCCAGCGGGGATTCCAGCTCGGTCAGTCCACGATAACGGCGTTACTCGAAGCGCAGCGTACCTATCGCACCGTCGAAACCGAGTATATCGATGCCCTGGTTTCGCATCATCAAGCAAAGGCGCAGCTCGACCGTGCGGTTGGAACGCTTCCGGAAGACCAACTTCCCACCGAACTTAGAAAGAAGGAGGTACGTCGATGA
- the mdtA_5 gene encoding Multidrug resistance protein MdtA, whose amino-acid sequence MSVMTAGSGRNWRPLLVLAGFLVIVGGSALLLSKRQPSVASKPKEQTLTVPEGEAGKVGDLVVTQEAIKLAEITIKPVASQLVAEKIEVSGVVQAGGDQLVKVTPPVAGKVVRLLAGQGDSVKAGQTLAVLESSDLAAAQAAYRQASARLAAARVHLARQRELAKLGQFGKPQVEEARTRAVEADRDVHEADHHLAEEQTKLAEAESERQGLVSLLGQARAELEVAKARLDRAEIAYKEELIAKQEYERIVADHKKAVADVEVAVSKLGQGDARIKGARARVEAAEGELELAQRRAKIVGESLNREEKVYSGRFLTNREVVEAESAVRLAQVEANGAVDAVRLLGGTPGSGNTLRMVSPISGKVQERTATLGETIDSEHAAFTVVNLDRVWAQLAISPDNLPAIRVGDRVTLASEAAPGRTFGGVILSIGTAADETTRSVSVRTALDNPNDLLRPGSFVTGEVVTDVRRERVTVPSGAVQDHTGRPTVYVSAGKPGAFEVRHVKLGIKGENWQEITDGLKPGEQIAASGTFYLKSEALKDSLSDGCCAPGG is encoded by the coding sequence ATGAGCGTGATGACTGCCGGAAGCGGCCGTAATTGGAGGCCCCTCCTTGTCTTAGCTGGATTCCTGGTGATCGTCGGAGGTTCCGCCCTCCTCCTATCGAAGAGGCAGCCGAGCGTCGCTTCGAAGCCGAAGGAGCAAACGCTGACGGTGCCGGAAGGTGAGGCAGGGAAAGTTGGCGATCTCGTCGTCACCCAGGAAGCCATCAAGCTTGCCGAAATCACGATCAAGCCGGTAGCGAGTCAGCTGGTGGCGGAGAAGATCGAGGTCAGCGGCGTGGTTCAGGCTGGTGGAGACCAACTGGTCAAAGTGACGCCTCCTGTCGCCGGCAAGGTCGTGAGGCTCTTGGCTGGTCAAGGCGACTCGGTCAAGGCTGGACAAACGCTCGCCGTACTTGAAAGTTCCGATCTCGCCGCCGCCCAGGCAGCCTATCGGCAGGCATCAGCCAGACTGGCTGCCGCCAGAGTTCACCTGGCGCGGCAGCGGGAGCTGGCCAAGCTCGGCCAGTTCGGCAAGCCCCAGGTTGAAGAGGCACGGACCAGGGCGGTTGAGGCGGATCGGGACGTTCATGAGGCGGATCACCACTTGGCGGAGGAACAGACGAAGCTTGCCGAGGCGGAAAGCGAGCGTCAGGGCCTTGTCAGTCTCCTCGGGCAGGCGAGGGCCGAATTGGAAGTTGCCAAGGCGAGGCTCGACCGTGCCGAAATCGCCTACAAGGAAGAATTGATCGCCAAGCAGGAATACGAGCGCATCGTCGCGGACCACAAGAAGGCGGTTGCGGACGTCGAGGTCGCGGTGTCCAAGCTCGGCCAGGGGGACGCGCGCATCAAGGGCGCCCGGGCTCGGGTCGAGGCGGCGGAGGGGGAACTCGAACTCGCCCAGCGGCGCGCCAAGATCGTCGGAGAGTCCCTTAATCGCGAGGAAAAAGTCTATTCAGGACGATTCCTCACCAACAGGGAAGTTGTCGAGGCCGAGTCCGCGGTCAGGCTAGCCCAAGTCGAAGCAAACGGTGCGGTGGACGCGGTTCGGCTGCTTGGCGGCACACCGGGCAGCGGCAACACCCTTCGGATGGTGAGCCCGATTTCGGGCAAGGTTCAGGAACGGACGGCAACCCTCGGAGAGACCATTGATTCCGAGCACGCTGCGTTCACCGTGGTGAACCTGGACCGCGTCTGGGCACAGCTGGCGATCTCGCCAGACAACCTGCCGGCAATCCGGGTTGGCGACCGGGTTACTCTCGCATCTGAGGCGGCTCCGGGGCGTACGTTTGGTGGCGTTATCCTATCGATAGGAACCGCGGCAGACGAGACAACTCGGTCCGTCAGCGTGCGCACCGCACTCGACAATCCCAACGACCTCCTGCGACCCGGCTCCTTTGTCACCGGCGAAGTTGTAACCGATGTTCGCAGGGAGCGGGTTACCGTTCCCTCGGGCGCGGTCCAAGACCATACTGGCCGACCCACCGTGTACGTGTCCGCCGGTAAGCCCGGCGCCTTCGAAGTCCGGCATGTGAAGCTCGGAATCAAGGGTGAGAACTGGCAGGAAATCACGGACGGCCTCAAGCCAGGTGAGCAGATCGCGGCAAGCGGAACCTTTTATCTGAAGTCGGAAGCCCTCAAGGACTCGCTGTCGGATGGTTGCTGCGCACCGGGAGGGTAG
- the czcA_4 gene encoding Cobalt-zinc-cadmium resistance protein CzcA: MLNRVVDWSIQNRVFVVIAWLAIAIAGVLCALTLPIDAVPDISGKQVVINTAAPALGPEEIELQITQPLETTLSGIPSSTGMRSISQFGLSQITVIFDDRTDIYWARQQVTERLAEAREHLPPGSDPPALAPIATGLGEIYYVFVESDRHSLMEKRSILDWQVRPRLRTVPGIIEVNSFGGHVKQYQVLADPAKLRSHGLTLGDLRTALEKNNRNAGGAYIPKENEQQVIQGVGLVRSLDDIRGIVLASRNGAPVLVADVARVEFGHALRQGTITKDGRGEAVAAIAVMLMGENTRTATQLVKARLEEIRKEMPEGIRLDGFLDRTVLVNDTLKTAGTNLAEGGLLVILILFLFLLQFRAGLIVSSAIPLAMLFAIIGMRYFGVSANLMSLGAIDFGLIVDAAVIIVENCVRRLAIQRHEVGRELTDTERLETIRSGTVEVRQASQFGELIIIAAYLPVLSLVSVEGKMFRPMALTVIFALVGALLMSATLVPALCAYFLKVKEDRENPVVAWLQRGYLPAVRWAMRWRGPLVAGAAVFFVATALLFPRLGAEFLPKLDEGAVSINPGYLPGISVETAIERATLAERVLLEKFPNEIVSVATRIGRPDIATDPMLLSQHDIFVPLRPKSEWKVAKTKPELVEKMLAALSDVPGMKVAVTQPIEMRMAEMSEGVGVRSEVGAKVFGPEMAVLQRKAIEVADIMRETAGGEDVFVEATAGLPVLQIRIRRGDIARYGLNVSDVQDVIETAIGGAVVGEVVEGAARYDMLVRFEDSYRGSPEAIRRLPVYGAGGQRVPLFLLADVESLEGPVQISRETGQRRVVVQANVRGRDLGSFVQEAKRKVDAVVNLPPGYRIEWGGQYEHLESASARLMIVVPVTFGIIFLLLYITYRRVLDALRVFTGIPFAISGGILALYLRGMPFSISAGVGFIALSGIAVLADMVMVQTIRNNLDRGMALQQAVEHAAITRLRPVLMTALVAAIGFVPMALSTGTGAEVQKPLATVVIGGVITSTTLTLLVLPALYMLMSGWKGGNDTGHADPAESGLPKFSAASQEPELVHKLEPKEVT, from the coding sequence ATGCTAAATCGCGTTGTCGACTGGTCGATCCAAAACCGCGTCTTCGTGGTGATCGCCTGGCTGGCGATCGCGATCGCGGGCGTTCTCTGTGCGCTTACCCTCCCGATCGACGCGGTTCCGGACATCTCGGGCAAGCAGGTTGTCATCAATACGGCCGCTCCGGCACTCGGACCTGAGGAAATCGAGCTACAGATCACCCAGCCGCTGGAGACGACTCTCAGCGGAATTCCGAGTTCCACGGGGATGCGTTCCATTTCGCAGTTCGGCCTTTCGCAGATCACGGTGATCTTCGATGACCGCACCGACATCTACTGGGCACGCCAGCAGGTGACCGAGCGGCTAGCGGAAGCCCGCGAGCACCTTCCACCGGGTAGCGATCCCCCGGCTTTGGCGCCGATCGCCACCGGACTTGGAGAGATCTATTACGTCTTTGTCGAGAGCGATCGGCACTCGCTGATGGAGAAGCGATCGATTCTCGATTGGCAGGTGCGTCCTCGGTTACGAACCGTGCCGGGAATCATTGAAGTGAATAGCTTCGGTGGTCACGTCAAGCAGTATCAGGTTCTCGCGGACCCTGCGAAACTGCGTTCCCACGGTCTGACGCTGGGCGATCTCCGAACAGCACTTGAAAAGAACAACCGGAACGCCGGCGGCGCCTATATCCCAAAGGAAAACGAACAGCAAGTTATCCAGGGTGTCGGCTTGGTCCGAAGCCTGGACGATATCCGTGGCATCGTCCTAGCATCGCGCAACGGTGCCCCCGTATTGGTTGCCGATGTGGCCCGCGTGGAGTTTGGCCATGCTCTTCGCCAAGGGACCATCACCAAGGACGGAAGGGGCGAAGCCGTTGCCGCCATCGCCGTCATGCTGATGGGTGAGAACACCCGCACGGCCACCCAGCTTGTCAAGGCGCGACTGGAAGAAATCCGCAAGGAGATGCCCGAAGGCATTCGCCTGGATGGCTTCTTGGATCGGACCGTGCTGGTCAATGACACCCTGAAAACAGCCGGAACGAACTTGGCGGAGGGTGGTCTGCTGGTCATCCTCATTCTGTTCCTGTTCTTGCTTCAGTTCCGGGCGGGCCTGATCGTCAGTTCCGCCATTCCGCTCGCGATGCTGTTTGCGATTATCGGAATGAGGTACTTCGGCGTTTCGGCAAACCTGATGTCGCTGGGGGCGATCGACTTTGGGCTCATTGTCGATGCGGCCGTTATCATCGTCGAGAACTGCGTCCGCAGACTGGCGATTCAACGGCACGAGGTCGGGCGCGAGCTCACGGACACCGAACGGCTGGAGACCATTCGGAGCGGCACCGTGGAGGTGCGCCAGGCTAGTCAGTTTGGCGAACTGATTATCATCGCCGCTTATCTGCCGGTGCTGAGCCTTGTCAGCGTCGAAGGCAAGATGTTTCGGCCGATGGCACTTACGGTCATCTTTGCCTTGGTCGGCGCGCTCTTGATGTCGGCGACGCTGGTGCCAGCCCTCTGCGCCTATTTCTTGAAGGTCAAGGAGGACCGGGAGAATCCGGTCGTCGCATGGCTGCAGCGTGGCTACTTACCCGCCGTTCGCTGGGCCATGCGCTGGCGAGGGCCGTTGGTCGCCGGGGCTGCGGTCTTCTTCGTTGCCACGGCTCTGCTGTTCCCCAGGCTCGGCGCTGAGTTCCTGCCCAAGCTGGACGAGGGAGCGGTTTCGATCAACCCCGGTTACCTTCCCGGCATTTCAGTCGAGACGGCGATCGAGCGGGCAACGCTTGCCGAAAGGGTTCTTCTCGAAAAGTTTCCCAACGAAATCGTGAGCGTGGCCACGCGAATTGGTCGGCCGGATATCGCGACCGACCCCATGTTGCTGTCCCAGCACGACATCTTCGTTCCTCTGAGGCCCAAATCGGAATGGAAGGTTGCCAAGACCAAGCCTGAGCTGGTCGAAAAGATGCTGGCCGCTTTATCCGACGTTCCCGGCATGAAGGTCGCGGTTACCCAGCCGATCGAGATGCGCATGGCCGAAATGTCGGAGGGTGTCGGCGTTCGGTCTGAGGTCGGAGCCAAGGTGTTTGGCCCTGAGATGGCGGTTCTGCAGCGGAAGGCGATCGAAGTTGCCGACATCATGCGTGAGACGGCCGGCGGCGAGGATGTGTTTGTGGAGGCGACGGCTGGTCTGCCGGTTCTCCAAATCCGAATCAGGCGGGGAGACATCGCCCGGTACGGCCTCAACGTCAGCGACGTCCAGGACGTCATTGAAACGGCGATCGGCGGCGCCGTTGTCGGCGAGGTCGTCGAGGGAGCGGCCCGTTACGACATGCTCGTGCGCTTTGAAGACTCCTATCGCGGCAGTCCGGAGGCGATTCGGCGCCTTCCAGTTTATGGAGCCGGAGGGCAGCGAGTCCCTCTTTTCCTGCTGGCTGACGTCGAGAGCCTCGAAGGCCCGGTGCAGATCAGTCGGGAAACGGGCCAGCGTCGCGTGGTCGTCCAAGCGAACGTTCGCGGTCGGGATCTGGGAAGCTTCGTCCAAGAAGCAAAGCGCAAGGTCGATGCCGTGGTCAACTTGCCACCGGGCTACCGCATCGAGTGGGGTGGACAGTACGAGCACCTCGAATCCGCTTCGGCGCGACTTATGATCGTGGTGCCGGTGACTTTCGGGATCATCTTCCTGCTGCTGTACATCACCTATCGGCGTGTGCTCGATGCCTTGCGCGTGTTCACGGGAATACCGTTTGCGATCAGCGGTGGAATCCTCGCCCTTTACCTGCGCGGAATGCCGTTCTCGATATCCGCAGGGGTCGGCTTTATTGCACTGTCCGGTATCGCCGTGCTGGCGGATATGGTGATGGTGCAGACCATTCGCAACAATCTCGACCGGGGAATGGCGCTGCAGCAAGCCGTGGAGCACGCCGCGATCACTCGGCTACGGCCGGTCCTGATGACGGCGCTCGTCGCCGCTATCGGCTTCGTGCCAATGGCACTGTCGACCGGTACGGGAGCCGAAGTCCAGAAGCCACTGGCAACGGTTGTCATCGGAGGCGTTATCACGTCCACGACCTTGACCTTGCTCGTCCTTCCCGCCTTGTACATGCTGATGTCGGGGTGGAAGGGCGGGAACGACACCGGGCACGCGGACCCCGCTGAAAGCGGATTGCCCAAGTTCTCGGCTGCTTCTCAGGAGCCGGAGCTGGTCCACAAGCTGGAACCCAAGGAGGTTACATAA
- the gdhA_1 gene encoding Glutamate dehydrogenase, producing MILESPSVAGSVANPFTTAQQQLDQAAAILDLPSEAHQLLREPMAELHVRIPVRMDDGRTETFTGYRVQYNGARGPCKGGIRFHPEETIDTVRALAAWMTWKTALADLPLGGGKGGVICNPKAMSPGELERLSRGYMRAIARFVGPDLDVPAPDVYTNAQIMAWMLDEYEAIQGRHAFGVITGKPLALGGSPGRDDATARGGMFVLREAAKHLGIELCTATVAIQGFGNAGANAHNLLTQLFGSKVVAVSDSKGGIFNPNGLNDDDVAAFKEDTGTVSGFPGSKAISNEELLELDVDILIPAALENVITAENAPRIKAKIVAELANGPTTPEADDILYKNGVFVLPDFLCNGGGVTVSYFEQVQNAAYDRWKLSKVHERLEETMTEAFNQMFAAGKKHGVHNRTAAYLVAVQRVVEACRLRGWVR from the coding sequence ATGATTCTGGAATCTCCCAGCGTTGCGGGTTCCGTGGCTAATCCTTTCACAACCGCTCAACAGCAGCTCGACCAAGCCGCCGCAATTCTCGACCTACCCTCTGAGGCTCACCAGCTCCTGCGGGAGCCGATGGCAGAGCTTCATGTCCGCATCCCGGTTCGCATGGACGACGGGCGGACCGAGACCTTTACCGGTTATCGAGTCCAATACAACGGCGCAAGGGGGCCCTGCAAGGGCGGCATCCGCTTCCATCCCGAGGAAACGATTGACACCGTGCGGGCGCTGGCGGCCTGGATGACCTGGAAGACGGCGCTAGCCGATCTGCCCCTTGGCGGTGGCAAAGGCGGCGTCATCTGCAATCCGAAAGCGATGTCCCCGGGAGAACTGGAGCGGCTCTCGCGCGGCTACATGCGTGCGATAGCGAGGTTTGTCGGGCCGGACCTCGATGTCCCCGCTCCCGACGTCTACACCAACGCTCAAATCATGGCTTGGATGCTCGACGAATATGAGGCCATTCAGGGCCGACACGCTTTCGGCGTGATCACAGGCAAGCCACTCGCGCTGGGAGGATCACCAGGACGCGACGATGCCACCGCGCGGGGCGGGATGTTTGTATTGCGCGAGGCAGCGAAACATCTGGGAATCGAGCTGTGCACGGCCACCGTTGCCATTCAGGGTTTCGGCAATGCCGGCGCCAATGCCCACAATCTCTTGACCCAGCTGTTCGGCTCCAAGGTCGTGGCCGTAAGCGACTCAAAAGGCGGAATCTTCAACCCCAACGGGCTGAACGACGACGACGTTGCCGCATTTAAGGAGGACACCGGTACGGTTTCCGGTTTTCCGGGCAGCAAAGCCATTTCGAACGAGGAGCTTCTCGAACTCGACGTCGACATTCTGATTCCTGCGGCCCTCGAAAATGTCATCACCGCCGAGAATGCACCGCGCATCAAGGCCAAGATCGTGGCCGAGCTCGCGAATGGTCCGACGACGCCCGAGGCGGATGACATCCTGTACAAGAACGGCGTCTTTGTGCTCCCCGACTTCCTCTGCAACGGTGGCGGGGTAACCGTCAGCTACTTCGAACAGGTTCAAAACGCCGCTTACGATCGGTGGAAGCTCTCCAAAGTGCACGAAAGGCTCGAAGAGACGATGACGGAGGCCTTTAACCAGATGTTCGCAGCCGGAAAGAAGCATGGTGTTCATAACCGAACCGCTGCCTACCTGGTTGCCGTGCAGCGCGTCGTTGAGGCTTGCCGGCTTCGGGGTTGGGTCCGATAG
- the fabI gene encoding Enoyl-[acyl-carrier-protein] reductase [NADH] FabI: MQPMLLAGKKGLVLNVANEHSIAWGIAKAAAAHGAQVGVGAQNDRFLERVSKLIAGDDHFRPFVVDFSSEDDLARLRQEVEAAYGKIDFLVHSAAYAPREALQGRFIDTTREAFSTALDVSCFSLVAVCKVLEDLIADDGSVMTISYLGSTRSVGNYNVMGVAKAALESSVRYLANDLGGRGIRVNTLSPGPINTLAARGVKGLLDMIHYVEDRAPLKRTFGQEEVGASAVYLMSDLSRGVSAQIIFVDSGYNVVGM; the protein is encoded by the coding sequence ATGCAGCCCATGCTTCTTGCCGGAAAAAAGGGGCTCGTCCTAAACGTTGCTAACGAGCACAGCATCGCGTGGGGGATCGCCAAAGCGGCCGCCGCTCATGGAGCCCAAGTCGGCGTGGGAGCCCAAAACGACCGATTTCTCGAGCGCGTCAGCAAGCTGATTGCGGGCGACGATCACTTTCGCCCCTTTGTCGTGGATTTCTCCAGCGAAGACGACCTCGCCCGGCTGCGCCAAGAGGTGGAAGCAGCGTACGGCAAGATCGACTTTCTCGTCCACTCCGCGGCTTATGCACCCCGCGAAGCCCTGCAGGGCCGCTTCATCGACACCACGAGAGAAGCCTTTTCCACCGCTCTCGACGTGTCCTGTTTTAGCCTGGTTGCCGTCTGCAAAGTTTTGGAGGATCTGATTGCAGACGATGGCAGCGTGATGACGATCAGCTATCTCGGGTCAACCCGATCGGTGGGCAATTACAACGTAATGGGCGTAGCCAAGGCGGCTCTCGAATCCTCTGTGCGGTACCTTGCCAACGACCTCGGAGGGCGCGGCATTCGGGTCAACACCCTCTCCCCGGGGCCGATCAACACCTTGGCCGCCCGAGGCGTCAAGGGCCTCCTCGACATGATCCACTACGTCGAGGACCGTGCCCCTCTGAAACGAACTTTTGGCCAAGAAGAGGTTGGCGCTTCGGCCGTGTATTTGATGAGCGATCTCAGCCGGGGCGTTTCGGCCCAAATCATCTTCGTGGACAGCGGCTACAACGTCGTCGGCATGTAG
- the pduF gene encoding Propanediol diffusion facilitator encodes MRLGAWVAEFLGTLALCFIGILAIADPRNGLLGVALAHGLTIACFAAAFLGVSGAHFNPAVTLAMFLTKRIGIGTGLLYVLAQLSGAWVGGALAKSTADPFQLRVTGFGVPSLGVNVTLFRGLAVEAALTFMLVLVIFMVAVDPRAKAPAPLFIGLTVTLGILGGSAISGAGMNPARWMGSAAIGAGFGNSLIYVAAPLIGATLAALIYATLIEERESFATDRSDGLSGT; translated from the coding sequence ATGCGGCTGGGTGCGTGGGTGGCCGAGTTCCTCGGAACGCTGGCCCTTTGTTTCATCGGAATTTTGGCGATTGCCGATCCTCGGAATGGGCTCCTTGGCGTCGCCCTCGCCCATGGCTTGACTATCGCCTGCTTTGCCGCTGCGTTCCTTGGCGTCAGCGGGGCCCATTTTAATCCGGCCGTGACCTTGGCGATGTTCCTCACGAAGCGGATCGGTATCGGCACGGGTCTGCTGTACGTGCTCGCCCAGCTTTCGGGGGCGTGGGTGGGGGGTGCTTTGGCGAAATCCACCGCCGACCCGTTCCAGCTGCGCGTGACGGGTTTCGGCGTGCCTTCCCTTGGCGTCAATGTCACGCTGTTCCGGGGTCTTGCTGTCGAGGCCGCGCTCACGTTTATGCTCGTCCTGGTGATCTTCATGGTTGCCGTCGATCCCCGCGCGAAGGCCCCCGCCCCTCTGTTCATCGGTTTGACGGTCACCTTAGGCATCTTGGGTGGTAGTGCGATTAGCGGAGCCGGGATGAACCCGGCGCGGTGGATGGGATCGGCTGCAATTGGCGCGGGCTTTGGCAACAGTCTGATCTACGTGGCCGCCCCCCTTATCGGCGCCACCTTGGCCGCTCTCATCTATGCAACCTTGATCGAGGAGCGGGAGAGTTTCGCTACCGATCGGTCCGATGGTCTTTCAGGAACTTAG